A genomic stretch from Paraburkholderia dioscoreae includes:
- a CDS encoding BON domain-containing protein: MKTVNLLKALGIALYVATASSVYAQSSDATTSGGTSAPSAKTVKKADRSLGLQVRKALSKAQGFDVSNVFVRARGGVVTLSGSVPDGAQIPQAEEVAKNVTGVKSVNNKLTIGTQGGGG, encoded by the coding sequence GTGAAAACAGTCAATCTTTTAAAGGCGCTCGGCATCGCATTGTATGTAGCAACCGCGTCCAGCGTCTATGCGCAGTCGAGCGACGCGACGACGTCCGGCGGCACGTCGGCGCCCAGTGCCAAAACAGTAAAAAAAGCGGACCGCTCGCTGGGTTTGCAAGTGCGCAAGGCTCTGTCGAAAGCGCAGGGTTTTGACGTGTCGAACGTGTTTGTCCGGGCTCGCGGCGGCGTGGTAACGCTGAGTGGATCGGTGCCCGACGGCGCGCAGATTCCGCAGGCGGAGGAAGTGGCGAAGAACGTGACCGGCGTGAAGTCGGTGAATAACAAACTGACGATTGGGACGCAAGGCGGCGGAGGTTAG
- a CDS encoding tartrate dehydrogenase: MKTYRIATIPGDGIGKEVVPAGRRVLEAIAARSDAFGFEFENFDWGGDYYREHGVMMPADGLDAIRHQDAILFGSAGDPHIPDHVTLWGLRLKICQGFDQYANVRPTRILPGIDAPLKRCGPQDLDWVIVRENSEGEYAGVGGRVHQGHPIEVATDVSMMTRAGVERILRFAFRLAQSRPRKLLTVITKSNAQRHAMVMWDEIAVQVSKEFPDVRWDKELVDAATARMVNRPATLDTIVATNLHADILSDLAAALAGSLGIAPTANLDPERRYPSMFEPIHGSAFDIMGKGLANPVGTFWSVVMMLDHLGEPAAARQLMAAIERVTADPSLHTGDLGGTATTAQVTDAVCALLAAGSPAVPVASVKAA; this comes from the coding sequence ATGAAGACCTATCGCATCGCAACCATTCCCGGCGACGGCATCGGCAAGGAAGTCGTGCCCGCAGGCCGGCGCGTGCTGGAAGCCATCGCCGCGCGCAGCGACGCCTTCGGCTTCGAGTTCGAGAATTTCGATTGGGGCGGCGACTATTACCGCGAGCACGGCGTGATGATGCCGGCCGACGGATTGGACGCGATTCGCCATCAGGACGCAATCCTGTTCGGCTCGGCGGGCGACCCGCATATTCCCGATCACGTCACGCTGTGGGGATTGCGCCTGAAAATCTGCCAGGGCTTCGATCAGTATGCGAACGTGCGGCCCACGCGCATCCTGCCGGGCATCGACGCGCCGTTGAAGCGCTGCGGACCGCAGGATCTCGACTGGGTGATCGTGCGCGAAAACTCGGAGGGCGAATATGCCGGGGTGGGCGGCCGCGTTCACCAGGGCCATCCGATCGAAGTCGCCACCGACGTCTCGATGATGACGCGCGCCGGTGTCGAGCGCATTCTGCGTTTTGCGTTCCGGCTTGCGCAGTCGCGGCCGCGCAAACTGCTGACCGTGATCACCAAGAGCAACGCGCAGCGCCACGCCATGGTCATGTGGGACGAGATCGCGGTGCAGGTCTCGAAGGAGTTTCCGGACGTTCGTTGGGACAAGGAACTGGTCGACGCCGCCACCGCACGCATGGTCAACCGGCCCGCCACGCTCGACACGATCGTCGCGACCAACCTGCACGCCGACATCCTCAGCGATCTGGCCGCGGCGCTGGCCGGCAGTCTCGGCATTGCGCCGACCGCCAATCTCGACCCCGAGCGCCGCTATCCGTCCATGTTCGAGCCGATTCACGGCTCCGCCTTCGACATCATGGGCAAAGGCCTCGCGAATCCGGTCGGCACCTTCTGGTCGGTGGTGATGATGCTGGACCACCTCGGCGAGCCCGCCGCCGCGCGGCAACTGATGGCGGCCATCGAGCGCGTTACCGCGGACCCGTCGCTGCATACGGGCGACCTGGGCGGCACGGCCACGACCGCGCAGGTGACTGACGCCGTTTGCGCGCTCCTCGCGGCCGGCTCGCCGGCCGTACCGGTAGCCAGCGTCAAGGCTGCCTGA
- a CDS encoding DUF4148 domain-containing protein yields the protein MKSFAIKQIMLGLAVTALVAGSIPLAAAQDASGAAATAAPAAASGAKPTKAERKAARKQARAKKNAELKKLEDAGYQPGQNDPNYPDKLQKAEKKAGVGAGASQ from the coding sequence ATGAAGAGCTTTGCCATTAAACAGATCATGCTCGGACTCGCCGTCACCGCCCTGGTGGCAGGCAGCATTCCGCTTGCCGCGGCCCAGGACGCCAGCGGCGCCGCGGCTACGGCGGCGCCCGCCGCGGCGAGCGGCGCAAAACCCACCAAAGCCGAGCGCAAAGCGGCACGCAAGCAAGCGCGCGCCAAAAAGAATGCCGAACTGAAGAAGCTCGAAGACGCAGGTTATCAGCCGGGCCAGAACGACCCGAACTATCCGGACAAGTTGCAGAAAGCGGAGAAGAAGGCCGGCGTTGGAGCAGGTGCGAGCCAGTAA
- a CDS encoding quaternary amine ABC transporter ATP-binding protein, whose protein sequence is MNSPKVVVEGLCKVFGTNPKQAIGMLAGGATKEEVFARTGQIVGVHNVSFEVKEGEIFVLMGLSGSGKSTLIRLINRLVEPTAGKVLIDGRDVASVPRSELTALRRKDMSMVFQSFALMPQRTVLSNAAFGLEVAGVGRKEREKRAMTVLEQVGLAPFAEKLPAQLSGGMQQRVGLARALAVNPSLMIMDEAFSALDPLKRKEMQNVLLDLQREQQRTILFVSHDLEEAMRIGTRIAIMEGGRVVQVGTPQQIITNPADDYVRAFFEGIDTSRYLTASDLMQTDAVPLMQHSPQIDASSVAATLNGSADYAFVLDSERKIRGFVCRDAMGSASPQLNQIECIRRTTPLDDVVERVVASRAPLPVVEADGSYCGSVNKTNVLNVLTRHRSSHV, encoded by the coding sequence ATGAATTCCCCCAAGGTCGTGGTCGAAGGGCTGTGCAAAGTGTTCGGCACCAACCCGAAGCAGGCGATCGGCATGCTAGCTGGTGGCGCAACGAAAGAGGAAGTGTTTGCGCGCACCGGTCAGATTGTCGGCGTTCACAACGTATCGTTCGAAGTCAAGGAAGGCGAGATCTTCGTCTTGATGGGCCTGTCGGGTTCCGGCAAGTCGACGCTGATCCGTCTGATCAACCGGCTGGTCGAACCGACGGCCGGCAAGGTGCTGATCGACGGCCGCGACGTGGCCAGCGTACCGCGCTCCGAACTGACGGCGTTGCGCCGTAAGGACATGAGCATGGTGTTCCAGTCCTTCGCGCTGATGCCGCAGCGAACCGTGCTGTCCAACGCGGCATTCGGCCTCGAAGTGGCAGGCGTAGGCCGCAAGGAACGCGAAAAACGCGCAATGACGGTGCTCGAACAGGTCGGTCTCGCGCCGTTCGCGGAGAAACTGCCCGCGCAGCTCTCCGGCGGCATGCAGCAGCGCGTGGGTCTTGCACGGGCGCTGGCGGTCAACCCGTCGCTGATGATCATGGACGAGGCGTTCTCCGCACTCGATCCGCTCAAGCGCAAGGAAATGCAGAACGTTCTGCTCGATCTGCAACGCGAGCAGCAGCGCACCATCCTGTTCGTGTCGCACGATCTGGAGGAGGCGATGCGCATCGGCACCCGTATCGCGATCATGGAAGGCGGCCGGGTCGTGCAGGTCGGCACGCCGCAGCAGATCATCACCAATCCCGCCGACGATTATGTGCGCGCGTTCTTCGAAGGCATCGACACGAGCCGCTATCTGACCGCCAGCGATCTGATGCAGACCGACGCCGTGCCGCTCATGCAGCACTCGCCGCAGATCGACGCGTCGAGCGTGGCCGCCACGCTCAACGGCAGTGCCGACTACGCATTCGTGCTCGACAGCGAACGCAAGATTCGCGGTTTCGTGTGCCGCGACGCAATGGGCAGCGCTTCGCCGCAGCTCAATCAGATCGAATGCATTCGCCGCACCACACCGCTCGACGACGTCGTCGAACGAGTGGTGGCGAGCCGCGCGCCGCTGCCGGTTGTCGAGGCCGACGGCTCCTACTGTGGTTCGGTCAACAAGACGAACGTGCTGAACGTTCTTACGCGCCATCGGAGTTCCCATGTCTGA
- a CDS encoding benzoate/H(+) symporter BenE family transporter, protein MFSRMRADFSASAAIAGGIALVATYSGPVLIVVQAAQAGHLSHSLLSTWIWAVSIGAGLLGLWLSLRHRMPVIGAWSTPGVALLITGLAHYPFSEVIGCYLVVTVIIAILGLSGLFGRLIQHLPAHLLSAMIAGVLFEFCAGIFRSLQSTPAVVLPVVVAYVACRRFIPRYAVALALLTGVILALPGTNFTAQGLDLTIVKPEFTLPSFSVEALVGLGLPLLLLALTQYATSIHILRNAGYDISPKSVVGASGLMSIPLALFGNSGINPAAIVGAMCASPECHENPQRRYISGVVCGVGYLCVGTFGASVIALFARLPEGLTSTLAGLALLGTLVTSLSSSVAAEADRESSVITFVVTVSGMSFFGLGSALWGLVAGVVFFARLVEEATLEACEAGRWQRAENQLSRFRDIC, encoded by the coding sequence ATGTTTTCCAGAATGCGCGCGGATTTCTCCGCGTCCGCCGCCATCGCAGGGGGCATCGCGCTCGTAGCAACATACAGCGGGCCGGTGTTGATCGTCGTGCAAGCGGCGCAGGCCGGGCATCTCTCGCACAGTCTGCTGTCAACCTGGATCTGGGCGGTTTCCATCGGTGCCGGCTTATTAGGTCTCTGGCTTAGCCTGCGGCACAGAATGCCGGTCATCGGCGCGTGGTCCACACCCGGCGTGGCACTGCTGATTACCGGACTTGCTCACTATCCATTCAGCGAGGTGATCGGCTGTTATCTGGTAGTGACAGTCATCATCGCAATTCTTGGCTTGTCGGGTCTGTTCGGCAGACTGATCCAGCATCTGCCCGCACATCTTCTGTCTGCCATGATTGCTGGCGTGCTCTTCGAGTTTTGCGCGGGGATCTTCCGCTCGCTCCAATCCACGCCCGCCGTTGTGCTGCCTGTGGTAGTCGCGTACGTCGCCTGTCGGCGCTTCATCCCGCGTTACGCCGTCGCGCTTGCGCTGCTGACAGGCGTCATCCTGGCTCTGCCGGGCACGAACTTCACCGCCCAAGGGCTCGACCTGACCATCGTCAAGCCCGAATTCACCCTCCCAAGCTTTTCTGTCGAGGCACTCGTCGGACTCGGCCTGCCGTTGCTTCTGCTCGCCCTGACCCAATACGCAACCTCGATCCATATTCTTCGTAACGCGGGTTATGACATATCGCCCAAATCGGTCGTCGGCGCCAGCGGACTGATGTCCATTCCTCTTGCCTTGTTCGGCAACTCCGGCATCAACCCTGCGGCAATCGTCGGGGCCATGTGCGCGAGCCCGGAATGCCACGAGAATCCCCAGCGCAGATATATCTCCGGTGTGGTCTGTGGCGTCGGTTACCTCTGCGTCGGCACGTTTGGGGCTTCCGTCATCGCGCTCTTCGCGCGGCTGCCCGAGGGGCTCACCAGTACCCTGGCGGGTCTGGCGCTGCTCGGAACGCTCGTCACAAGTCTCTCATCGTCGGTCGCTGCCGAGGCCGATCGCGAATCCTCTGTCATTACGTTCGTGGTCACGGTTTCCGGCATGTCGTTCTTCGGCTTGGGGTCGGCCTTGTGGGGACTCGTCGCCGGTGTCGTTTTTTTCGCTCGTCTTGTCGAAGAAGCCACTCTGGAGGCCTGCGAAGCGGGCCGATGGCAACGAGCCGAGAACCAGTTGAGCCGGTTTCGGGACATCTGCTGA
- a CDS encoding SDR family oxidoreductase → MSVKDLFQLDGKVALITGGSRGLGLQMAEALGEMGCRVAITARKVDELAEAKTHLQQRGIEVQTVVNDLQRFEGIPGLVDEVLGAHEHIDILVNNAGATWGAPAEDYPDEAWHKVMNLNVNAPFFLAREVGKRSMIPRRAGKIVNIASVAGLKGSPPGMNTIAYNTSKAAAINFTRALAAEWGKYNINVNAICPGFFPSKMSAGLLGKLEDAIVSRTPLQRLGGDEDLKGPIVFLASEASRHVTGQDFAVDGGAIIA, encoded by the coding sequence ATGTCTGTGAAGGATCTGTTTCAACTGGACGGCAAGGTTGCACTTATCACCGGAGGCTCGCGCGGACTCGGTCTGCAAATGGCCGAGGCTCTCGGCGAAATGGGCTGTCGCGTCGCCATTACCGCGCGCAAGGTCGACGAACTCGCTGAAGCGAAAACGCATCTGCAACAACGCGGCATTGAAGTGCAAACGGTGGTCAACGACCTGCAGCGCTTCGAGGGCATTCCCGGCCTCGTGGATGAAGTGCTGGGTGCCCATGAGCACATCGATATTCTGGTCAACAACGCGGGCGCGACGTGGGGCGCACCCGCCGAAGACTATCCCGACGAAGCGTGGCACAAGGTCATGAACCTGAACGTCAACGCACCGTTCTTTCTCGCTCGCGAAGTCGGCAAGCGCAGCATGATCCCGCGGCGCGCGGGCAAGATCGTGAATATCGCTTCGGTGGCGGGGTTGAAGGGATCGCCGCCCGGCATGAACACGATTGCGTACAACACGTCGAAGGCCGCCGCGATCAATTTCACGCGCGCGCTGGCCGCGGAATGGGGCAAGTACAACATCAACGTCAATGCAATCTGCCCGGGCTTTTTCCCTTCGAAGATGTCGGCCGGTCTGCTCGGCAAACTCGAAGATGCGATCGTCTCGCGCACGCCGTTGCAGCGTCTCGGTGGTGACGAAGATCTCAAAGGCCCGATCGTGTTTCTTGCGAGCGAGGCGTCGCGCCACGTCACCGGTCAGGATTTCGCCGTGGATGGCGGCGCAATCATCGCCTGA
- a CDS encoding HAD family hydrolase, whose amino-acid sequence MADFPFDAVLFDCDGVLVDSEPITNRVLTEMLGELGWQLNVAETMRIFVGKAVRDEAALIEARTGFAITTDWLMQFRARRNAALDVELSAISGAPSAVRELHALLNGRIAVASGADRIKVELQLVKAGIFDCFEGRIFSGHEMPRSKPYPDVYLAAAAGLGVDPARCAVVEDTVTGATAGVAAGATVFGYCPVELGHSSTTALHGAGVVHVFRDMAELPALLAEWRGVST is encoded by the coding sequence ATGGCCGATTTCCCCTTCGACGCCGTACTCTTCGACTGCGACGGCGTGCTCGTCGACTCCGAACCCATCACCAACCGCGTGCTCACTGAAATGCTCGGCGAGCTCGGCTGGCAGTTGAACGTGGCGGAGACGATGCGTATTTTCGTCGGCAAGGCCGTCAGGGACGAAGCCGCGCTGATCGAAGCACGCACCGGTTTCGCCATCACGACAGATTGGCTCATGCAGTTTCGCGCGCGCCGGAATGCGGCGCTGGATGTCGAGCTGAGTGCGATTTCCGGCGCGCCGTCGGCAGTGCGCGAGTTGCATGCGTTGCTCAACGGACGCATCGCGGTCGCATCCGGCGCCGACCGCATCAAGGTCGAATTGCAGCTCGTGAAAGCCGGGATTTTCGACTGCTTCGAAGGACGTATCTTCAGCGGCCACGAAATGCCCCGCAGCAAACCCTATCCCGATGTCTACCTCGCCGCGGCCGCAGGTCTTGGTGTGGACCCGGCACGCTGTGCCGTGGTCGAGGATACCGTCACCGGCGCAACGGCGGGCGTTGCCGCGGGCGCCACGGTGTTCGGCTATTGCCCGGTCGAGCTCGGCCACAGCAGCACGACCGCGTTGCACGGCGCGGGTGTCGTGCATGTGTTCAGGGACATGGCCGAGCTACCCGCCCTGCTCGCGGAATGGCGCGGTGTGTCGACCTGA
- a CDS encoding MFS transporter, which yields MNDELQARVVRKLTWRILPFVMLLYFVSFLDRVNVGFAAITMNKDLGLTPTMFGLGGGIFFLGYFLFEVPSNLILNKVGARIWIARVMVTWGLVSAASAFVSGPTSFYTLRFLLGVAEAGFFPGIILYLSQWFPARQRAVAAAAFMAAAPLSTAIGSPISGAIMQMPALFGLKDWQWLFIVEAIPAVLLGFAVLKALTDSPDKATWLAADEKAWLIATLREERMGREAHAGHAAGALAALRDPRIWIMSMIYFGTSAGLYTLGLWAPLIIRQYGFSALGTGALNAIPSVLAVIGMVVWARHSDRRGERTWHVVIPCVAAALGLGWAGVADTAVGVVLALVVVNVGISAAKAPLWAMPSTFLSGAGAAAGIAMINSLGNLGGFVGPFAIGWLKSVTGGYAAGLYVVAASLAVSAVLALAVGRRGYRTAPAAQ from the coding sequence ATGAACGATGAATTGCAGGCCCGTGTGGTTCGCAAGCTGACCTGGCGCATTTTGCCTTTTGTGATGCTGCTTTACTTCGTCAGCTTTCTCGACCGCGTGAACGTCGGCTTTGCGGCCATCACCATGAACAAGGATCTCGGCCTCACGCCGACCATGTTCGGGCTCGGCGGCGGCATTTTCTTCCTCGGCTATTTTCTGTTCGAGGTGCCGTCGAATCTCATCCTCAACAAGGTCGGCGCGCGCATCTGGATTGCGCGCGTGATGGTGACATGGGGCCTGGTATCGGCGGCCTCGGCATTCGTTTCCGGGCCGACCTCGTTCTATACGCTGCGCTTTCTGCTGGGCGTAGCCGAAGCCGGGTTCTTCCCCGGCATCATCCTTTACCTGAGCCAGTGGTTTCCCGCCCGCCAGCGCGCCGTCGCGGCCGCCGCGTTCATGGCGGCCGCGCCTTTGTCGACGGCGATCGGCTCGCCCATTTCCGGCGCGATCATGCAGATGCCCGCCTTGTTCGGCTTGAAGGACTGGCAGTGGCTTTTCATCGTCGAGGCGATTCCCGCCGTCCTGCTCGGCTTTGCGGTATTGAAGGCGCTCACCGATTCCCCGGACAAAGCCACCTGGCTTGCCGCCGATGAAAAGGCCTGGCTCATCGCCACCTTGCGCGAAGAACGGATGGGGCGCGAAGCGCACGCGGGCCATGCCGCCGGCGCGCTCGCCGCGTTGCGCGACCCGCGTATCTGGATCATGTCGATGATCTATTTCGGCACATCCGCGGGACTCTACACGCTTGGCTTGTGGGCGCCGCTCATCATTCGCCAGTACGGTTTCAGCGCGCTCGGCACCGGTGCGTTGAACGCCATTCCGAGCGTGCTGGCGGTCATCGGCATGGTGGTGTGGGCGCGTCATTCGGACCGTCGCGGCGAGCGCACCTGGCATGTGGTGATTCCGTGCGTGGCGGCGGCACTCGGGCTCGGCTGGGCTGGTGTCGCGGACACGGCGGTTGGCGTCGTGCTGGCGCTGGTCGTGGTGAACGTGGGCATCAGCGCGGCCAAGGCGCCGTTGTGGGCGATGCCGAGCACCTTTCTGTCGGGCGCGGGGGCCGCTGCCGGCATTGCCATGATCAACTCGCTCGGCAATCTGGGCGGCTTCGTCGGCCCGTTCGCGATCGGCTGGCTGAAGAGCGTGACGGGCGGATATGCCGCCGGGCTCTATGTGGTGGCGGCGAGCCTCGCGGTTTCGGCTGTGCTGGCGTTGGCAGTGGGGCGGCGAGGGTATCGGACCGCGCCCGCGGCGCAATGA
- a CDS encoding VIT1/CCC1 transporter family protein → MASRQEIKRYKTNLSDELHSAALYETLAEAEKDDTRKQVYGDLARSERDHAQVWADKLRANGLEPKGAGHAVKTRLMKALVRLFGASFVLPTLAAAEYADRNKYEGQPDAGRMSADEQHHAAIVRTLAHGGDANLSQGARIAAAEQWHKGVGAGNDLRAAVLGANDGLVSNFCLIMGVAGAGTGNKAILLTGLAGLIAGACSMALGEWLSVTNARELARTQIAKEAQEIEETPEAEEHELALIYRAKGLDANEAKRVASQMMRDPNKALDTLTREELGLDPAELGGNPWSAAGVSFCLFSLGAIFPVMPFLWTRDYNAIVQCVVLSMLALASIGVFTSLFNGRSAAFSALRQVVIGLIAAAFTFGVGRLLGVSVS, encoded by the coding sequence ATGGCATCCCGACAGGAAATAAAACGATATAAAACCAATCTCTCCGATGAACTGCACAGCGCCGCGTTATACGAAACACTCGCCGAGGCCGAGAAAGACGACACGCGCAAGCAGGTGTACGGCGACCTCGCAAGGTCCGAGCGCGATCATGCGCAGGTCTGGGCCGACAAACTGCGGGCCAATGGGCTTGAGCCGAAGGGCGCCGGTCACGCCGTAAAAACGCGCCTCATGAAAGCCCTGGTCCGCCTGTTCGGCGCGAGTTTCGTGCTGCCCACGCTCGCTGCGGCGGAATACGCCGATCGCAACAAATACGAGGGGCAGCCGGACGCAGGCCGCATGTCGGCCGACGAGCAGCATCACGCCGCCATTGTCCGCACGCTGGCGCATGGCGGCGACGCGAACCTGTCGCAAGGCGCGCGCATCGCCGCCGCCGAGCAGTGGCACAAGGGCGTGGGGGCGGGCAACGATCTGCGCGCCGCCGTGCTCGGCGCCAACGACGGCCTCGTCTCGAACTTCTGTCTGATCATGGGCGTGGCCGGCGCGGGAACCGGCAACAAGGCGATTCTGCTGACGGGCCTTGCGGGGCTCATTGCCGGCGCGTGCTCGATGGCGCTGGGCGAATGGCTCTCGGTGACCAACGCCCGCGAACTCGCCCGCACGCAGATCGCAAAAGAGGCCCAGGAGATCGAAGAGACGCCGGAGGCCGAAGAGCACGAACTCGCGCTGATCTATCGCGCCAAGGGTCTCGACGCGAACGAGGCCAAGCGGGTCGCCTCGCAAATGATGCGCGACCCGAATAAAGCGCTCGACACCCTGACGCGCGAAGAACTCGGACTCGATCCCGCGGAACTGGGCGGCAATCCCTGGTCCGCTGCGGGCGTGTCGTTCTGCCTCTTTTCGCTGGGCGCGATTTTCCCGGTGATGCCGTTTCTGTGGACTCGCGACTACAACGCGATCGTGCAATGCGTGGTGCTCAGCATGCTGGCGCTTGCGTCGATCGGCGTGTTCACGTCGCTCTTTAACGGACGCAGCGCCGCATTTTCAGCGTTGCGGCAAGTCGTGATCGGATTGATCGCGGCTGCGTTTACGTTCGGCGTGGGGCGTCTGTTGGGGGTGTCGGTTTCGTGA
- a CDS encoding aspartyl/asparaginyl beta-hydroxylase domain-containing protein, giving the protein MVTKTRLVGRIQFDNALLKKDLKVLSELPVIKEQYDEFSSGTWINHSLWNRTGEWTDTQYSDYDHPAIRTQVGTATSYISQIIENYFDVEHMRMARVRNLVNGLVIPHTDFLELSEEKDRYVRILIPLETCIDSYHTEEKFGVFRMRRGDIWILESTVPHAALNLTSNNRRILSLDFQYADIPNPHYSLIFKDLSIHDVTVAPALVARTRLDPEDLHDHLELLAERFNHKDDAEQILVNLSKVQLRFESPVSDIYKNLTKVARLTRRQELVEHCEEMQRFYIGSRVMNERFPLRKELF; this is encoded by the coding sequence ATGGTGACAAAAACTCGCCTTGTGGGTCGCATCCAGTTCGACAATGCTTTGCTCAAGAAGGATCTGAAAGTACTGTCCGAGTTGCCGGTCATCAAGGAGCAGTACGATGAATTCAGTTCGGGCACATGGATCAACCATTCGCTTTGGAACAGAACTGGCGAGTGGACCGACACCCAATATTCCGATTATGACCATCCGGCCATTCGAACCCAGGTGGGAACCGCGACCTCGTACATCAGCCAGATCATCGAAAACTATTTCGATGTGGAACACATGCGAATGGCGCGCGTACGCAATCTCGTCAATGGTCTTGTCATTCCGCACACCGATTTTCTGGAGCTGTCAGAAGAGAAAGACCGCTATGTCCGCATTCTGATTCCCCTTGAAACCTGTATCGATTCCTACCATACCGAGGAAAAGTTTGGGGTCTTCCGGATGCGAAGAGGTGACATCTGGATTCTGGAATCGACGGTTCCTCATGCGGCGTTAAATCTGACCTCAAACAATCGCCGGATTCTAAGCCTCGATTTTCAGTACGCGGACATTCCAAATCCACATTATTCGTTGATCTTCAAGGATCTCTCGATCCACGACGTAACAGTTGCGCCGGCACTGGTTGCACGTACCAGGCTGGACCCTGAGGACTTGCATGACCATCTCGAACTGCTGGCGGAGCGTTTCAATCACAAAGACGACGCAGAGCAGATTCTGGTCAATCTGTCGAAGGTTCAGCTGCGCTTCGAGTCGCCGGTCAGTGATATCTATAAAAATCTGACCAAGGTCGCCCGACTAACTCGACGGCAGGAACTCGTCGAGCATTGTGAAGAGATGCAAAGGTTCTATATTGGCTCGCGCGTGATGAACGAGCGTTTTCCGCTTCGCAAGGAACTGTTCTAA
- a CDS encoding LysR family transcriptional regulator yields MTASIQPDDFAFFSTLAASGSLTAAARELGLSTAAVSKHLAQMESRAGVSLVNRTTRRMSLTPEGDLYLTRARRILNDMDDLAQLLGGSQAAPKGLLRVNATLGFGRSHVAPLISTFVRRFPEVDVQLQLSVDPPPLSDDAFDVCVRFGEPPDARVIARRVASNRRLLCASPRYLAQRRAPRSPAELAQHNCIGIRQGGDGYGLWRLTSGRGAAEKTETVRVRGNLTTNDGEIAVKWALDGHGILMRAEWDIAEYLADGRLVHVMPDYRTPGADIYAVYPQQLQMTARVKAFVDMLIETLGGR; encoded by the coding sequence ATGACCGCGTCGATACAGCCGGACGACTTCGCCTTTTTCTCCACGCTTGCCGCGAGCGGCAGCCTGACAGCGGCCGCGCGCGAACTCGGCCTGAGCACGGCGGCCGTAAGCAAACATCTGGCGCAGATGGAATCGCGCGCGGGCGTCTCGCTCGTCAACCGCACGACGCGGCGCATGAGCCTCACGCCCGAAGGCGATCTGTATCTGACGCGCGCGCGGCGCATCCTGAACGACATGGACGACCTCGCCCAGTTGCTCGGCGGCTCGCAGGCGGCACCCAAAGGCCTGCTGCGCGTCAACGCGACACTCGGTTTCGGGCGCAGCCACGTGGCGCCGCTGATCTCGACATTCGTGCGGCGCTTTCCCGAAGTCGACGTGCAATTGCAACTGTCAGTCGACCCGCCGCCGCTCAGCGACGACGCCTTCGACGTGTGCGTGCGTTTCGGCGAGCCGCCGGATGCCCGCGTGATCGCGCGCCGGGTCGCGTCGAACCGGCGCCTGCTGTGCGCCTCGCCGCGGTATCTCGCGCAGCGGCGCGCGCCGCGCAGCCCGGCGGAATTGGCGCAACACAACTGCATCGGCATTCGCCAGGGCGGCGACGGTTACGGCCTCTGGCGTCTGACGAGCGGACGCGGCGCGGCGGAAAAGACCGAGACCGTGCGCGTGCGGGGCAACCTGACCACCAATGACGGCGAAATCGCGGTGAAATGGGCTCTGGACGGCCACGGCATTCTGATGCGCGCCGAATGGGATATCGCGGAGTATCTCGCCGATGGCCGGCTCGTCCACGTCATGCCCGACTACCGCACGCCGGGTGCGGATATCTACGCAGTGTACCCGCAGCAGTTACAGATGACCGCGCGCGTCAAGGCGTTCGTCGATATGCTGATCGAGACGCTTGGCGGGCGTTGA
- a CDS encoding YXWGXW repeat-containing protein yields MTFTKPVRLLTSTLAVALTCAAATLTAAPAFAQAVIVAPMAPPPSRVEVVPAPRVGYVWDQGRWHWDQGHYVWVGGHWMPMRAGYHWVPGHWMQIGPNWRWIDGHWA; encoded by the coding sequence ATGACATTCACCAAACCAGTTCGCCTTCTCACTTCCACGCTGGCCGTCGCGCTGACGTGCGCCGCCGCCACGCTCACGGCTGCGCCGGCTTTCGCGCAGGCGGTGATCGTCGCGCCGATGGCGCCGCCGCCGTCGCGCGTCGAAGTCGTGCCGGCCCCGCGCGTCGGCTATGTGTGGGACCAAGGCCGCTGGCATTGGGATCAAGGCCATTATGTCTGGGTGGGCGGCCACTGGATGCCGATGCGCGCCGGGTATCACTGGGTGCCTGGACACTGGATGCAGATCGGGCCCAACTGGCGTTGGATCGACGGCCATTGGGCATGA